The proteins below come from a single Prolixibacter sp. NT017 genomic window:
- a CDS encoding haloacid dehalogenase type II, with protein MATTLAFDVYGTLIDTHGISNLVHTFVGDKAISFMDSWRAKQLEYTFRRGLMKNYVDFSECNRNALDFTCEVLKCNLQPEERNRLMREYKVLPAFTDVRDSLEKLKSVNLRLFAFSNGSAADVNGLLGNAGILHFFEDVVSVDDVKTFKPNPAVYEHFLLKSKSSKTISWLISGNPFDVIGAISYGMNSVWIQRSPDAVFDTWGIKPTKTINGLLDLATVFNE; from the coding sequence ATGGCTACAACCCTTGCATTTGATGTTTACGGTACCTTGATTGATACGCATGGTATTTCAAATTTGGTTCATACTTTTGTAGGCGACAAGGCTATAAGTTTTATGGACTCCTGGCGGGCGAAGCAACTTGAATATACGTTTCGTCGGGGGCTGATGAAAAATTATGTTGATTTTTCGGAATGCAACAGAAATGCCCTTGATTTTACCTGTGAAGTATTGAAATGCAATCTTCAACCTGAAGAAAGGAACCGTTTAATGCGCGAATACAAGGTTTTACCAGCATTCACAGATGTTCGCGACAGCCTGGAAAAATTAAAATCGGTAAACTTGCGTTTATTTGCTTTTTCAAACGGAAGCGCTGCCGATGTAAACGGCTTACTTGGAAATGCAGGCATCCTTCATTTTTTCGAAGATGTTGTGAGTGTTGACGATGTTAAAACGTTCAAGCCAAATCCTGCTGTGTATGAACATTTTTTACTAAAATCAAAATCGTCCAAAACCATTTCATGGCTCATTTCAGGAAACCCTTTTGATGTAATCGGTGCAATTTCTTACGGAATGAATTCGGTATGGATACAACGAAGTCCGGATGCTGTTTTTGATACGTGGGGAATAAAACCCACTAAAACCATCAATGGATTACTAGATTTGGCTACAGTCTTTAACGAATAA
- a CDS encoding RNA polymerase sigma factor produces MKINPSLIDINQCIDSLPDEYRVPFIMFLNGSKFIEIAQKLDLPVDTIKRSIFLSRVTLTTIKINSLQ; encoded by the coding sequence ATGAAAATTAATCCTTCACTTATTGATATTAATCAATGCATTGATTCACTACCTGATGAATATCGTGTTCCATTTATCATGTTTCTAAACGGTTCGAAATTCATTGAAATTGCACAAAAGTTAGACTTGCCAGTGGATACTATTAAAAGGAGTATCTTCTTATCGAGGGTAACTTTAACCACAATCAAAATAAATTCATTGCAATAA
- a CDS encoding DsrE family protein: MKYYLQIKNLIQMKTKILLAILTTILFFNTTKVMGQQEKSENTSDKLVIVWTSDDPYLAERMVLMYAHAAKTAGWFKEVTIVIWGPSAKMVSENLKIQAKLKAMQNDGVEIQACIACATAYGVVDELKNLNFEVKGMGKPLTDYLKSDAKVLTF, translated from the coding sequence TTGAAATACTATTTACAAATCAAAAATCTTATACAAATGAAAACCAAAATTTTATTAGCCATTTTAACCACAATTTTGTTTTTTAATACAACAAAAGTTATGGGGCAACAAGAAAAATCCGAAAACACGTCTGATAAACTGGTAATAGTTTGGACAAGCGATGATCCTTACCTGGCTGAACGAATGGTTTTAATGTATGCACATGCTGCCAAAACTGCCGGTTGGTTCAAAGAAGTAACAATAGTAATTTGGGGGCCATCTGCAAAAATGGTTTCCGAAAATCTGAAAATTCAGGCAAAGCTAAAAGCCATGCAAAACGACGGGGTTGAAATTCAGGCCTGTATTGCCTGCGCAACAGCGTATGGAGTAGTCGATGAGCTCAAAAACCTCAATTTCGAGGTAAAAGGAATGGGCAAACCGCTGACCGATTACCTGAAAAGTGATGCCAAGGTTTTAACCTTTTAA
- a CDS encoding carboxymuconolactone decarboxylase family protein gives MTEFKLHTLETAPEGSKETLSGALKQNGFIPNLYAIMAESPEVLKAYRQMADLFDATSLSPVEKNIVWLTVSYNNSCHYCMAIHSMVGKMYKLPEEMIEALRTNLPLKDSKLETFRQFTALLVKKRGWASEEDIAKFLAAGYTQKNVLELVVGIGQKTISNYVNHITHTPLDKVIEDFKWKAPESACDCK, from the coding sequence ATGACAGAATTTAAATTACACACACTTGAAACAGCACCTGAAGGTTCAAAGGAAACCCTTTCGGGAGCTTTAAAACAAAACGGGTTTATCCCAAATTTGTATGCAATAATGGCTGAATCGCCCGAAGTATTAAAAGCCTACCGGCAAATGGCCGATTTGTTCGATGCCACCTCGTTAAGCCCGGTTGAAAAAAACATTGTTTGGCTAACGGTTAGTTATAACAACAGTTGCCATTATTGCATGGCCATTCATTCCATGGTTGGTAAAATGTATAAATTGCCTGAAGAAATGATTGAAGCCCTGCGCACCAACCTGCCATTGAAAGATTCGAAACTTGAAACATTCAGGCAATTTACTGCGCTTTTAGTGAAAAAAAGAGGTTGGGCGTCTGAAGAAGACATTGCTAAATTTTTGGCTGCCGGTTACACGCAAAAAAATGTACTGGAACTGGTGGTTGGCATTGGCCAAAAAACCATTAGCAACTACGTGAACCACATTACACATACTCCGCTTGATAAAGTTATTGAAGACTTTAAATGGAAAGCACCCGAAAGTGCTTGCGACTGCAAATAA
- a CDS encoding redoxin domain-containing protein: MKKIIIPLIVIQVFIGMNIKAQEKNRSVPGIFSKLAAHPFHPLNDENSMTVDRDLKKDGIADLDNDDWKVRLLAVRDLVRAGLNETAAIKAGLVHASPYVRQVSAKALGILRATQAIPELESVVKNDAVAIVRSQAVIALGQMESEQSLNLLREKLENDPSRDVQHQCELAIYQIENRMGVTRKNLEAWQALDETTFETVNPGDAAPDFTLDDTEGKQWQLSNYKNNKWVVLIWVFADWCPVCHGEFHDLMEMEDDFENAGAQVFTLEIHDTYRGRVMVGKELEPKYWFAKESFKDAYTSRIWWPHLLDRAGTVGAKFGTDPLAFSVHAEYINRPTTVIIDPKGIVRFIYPGTFWGDRPTIEQTLEFIKSGNFEFNHQRQLKVEK, translated from the coding sequence ATGAAAAAAATAATTATTCCGCTTATAGTAATACAGGTTTTCATTGGTATGAATATCAAAGCACAAGAAAAAAACAGAAGTGTTCCGGGTATCTTTTCCAAACTTGCTGCACACCCGTTTCATCCTTTAAACGATGAAAACTCGATGACCGTTGACCGGGATTTAAAGAAAGATGGCATTGCCGATTTGGATAACGACGATTGGAAAGTGCGGTTGCTGGCGGTCAGGGATTTGGTGCGTGCAGGACTTAATGAAACGGCTGCCATTAAAGCCGGACTGGTTCATGCCTCGCCCTATGTACGCCAGGTTAGTGCAAAGGCACTGGGCATTTTGCGGGCTACACAGGCAATACCCGAGCTTGAAAGTGTTGTTAAAAACGATGCGGTTGCAATCGTGCGGTCGCAGGCGGTTATTGCATTGGGGCAAATGGAATCGGAACAGTCGTTAAACTTGCTCAGGGAAAAATTAGAGAACGACCCTTCCCGTGATGTTCAACACCAGTGCGAACTGGCGATTTACCAGATTGAAAATAGAATGGGAGTAACCCGAAAAAATCTGGAAGCATGGCAGGCGCTGGATGAAACAACTTTTGAAACCGTTAATCCTGGCGATGCTGCGCCTGATTTTACTTTGGACGATACCGAAGGAAAACAATGGCAATTAAGCAACTACAAAAATAATAAATGGGTGGTATTGATTTGGGTATTTGCCGACTGGTGCCCCGTTTGCCATGGCGAGTTTCACGATTTAATGGAAATGGAAGATGATTTTGAAAATGCAGGTGCCCAGGTATTTACGCTTGAAATACATGATACTTACCGTGGACGAGTGATGGTGGGAAAAGAGCTTGAACCAAAATACTGGTTTGCAAAAGAATCGTTCAAAGATGCCTACACCAGCCGAATTTGGTGGCCGCACCTGCTCGACCGGGCAGGCACAGTTGGAGCAAAGTTCGGCACCGATCCGCTGGCTTTTTCAGTTCATGCCGAATACATTAACCGACCGACAACTGTAATTATCGATCCAAAAGGTATTGTCAGGTTTATTTATCCCGGCACTTTTTGGGGCGACCGGCCAACCATTGAACAGACACTGGAATTTATTAAATCGGGAAACTTTGAGTTCAATCATCAGAGACAACTAAAAGTTGAAAAATAG
- a CDS encoding DUF6448 family protein, protein MKRKEFKLRTESLKGLQSCKSKLQTMLPIVFGLFLMLFAALPASAHCDSYDGPVIKDAQKALETNNVNLVLKWITDEQEEEIMPLFSKTYSLKNGDKEIYAIVEKHFFETLVRLHRETEGAPYTGLKPAGTTKPIIQMTDKALAESNVDDFLVKLNSHIDKVVREKYEKVAELNKVKNNSKEQGRAFVEAYVDYTHTVEALHDILEHGGGHEGHKE, encoded by the coding sequence ATGAAAAGAAAAGAGTTTAAATTAAGAACGGAAAGTCTCAAAGGACTTCAATCCTGTAAAAGCAAATTGCAAACAATGCTCCCGATTGTATTTGGTTTATTTTTAATGTTATTTGCTGCACTTCCCGCTTCTGCCCATTGCGATTCGTATGATGGCCCGGTAATTAAAGATGCCCAAAAAGCACTCGAAACAAATAACGTCAATTTGGTGCTGAAATGGATTACTGATGAACAGGAAGAGGAAATCATGCCTTTGTTCAGCAAAACTTACAGTTTGAAAAATGGCGATAAGGAAATCTATGCCATTGTTGAAAAGCATTTTTTTGAAACCCTCGTCCGCCTGCACCGCGAAACCGAAGGCGCTCCTTACACCGGATTAAAACCGGCCGGAACCACCAAACCAATTATTCAAATGACCGATAAAGCCCTGGCCGAAAGTAATGTGGATGATTTTTTGGTAAAATTGAATAGCCATATCGATAAAGTGGTTCGTGAAAAATACGAAAAAGTAGCCGAACTCAACAAAGTAAAAAATAATTCAAAAGAACAAGGCAGGGCATTTGTGGAAGCTTATGTTGATTATACACATACGGTTGAAGCACTCCATGACATACTGGAGCATGGCGGCGGCCATGAAGGGCATAAGGAATAA
- a CDS encoding DUF3179 domain-containing protein — MSAQNNPRNIELNWKTDTTKHSAPLNEFTALMKPDGIPPIDSPKFWEKERAQETYFEHEPVIAVEINGQAKAYPLSVLMYHEIVNDELYGVSFSATYCPLCNAALVFDRRLEFEGKKYLLDFGVSGMLRNSDLVMWDRQTESWWQQFLGEALVGELTGAQLEIIPSMLISIAEFFESYPNGLVLSTETGISRKYGTNPYISYDNLENKQPRLFNGEVDDRLPAMERVIDIEVDGKYKIYPLSEISKKGAINDNFEGQAVVFFHTEKTVSVLDENNIAQSKQIGSVTVFDPRLDDKLLTFNKTKKGFVDKETNSVWSITGKCIAGKLKGKELRPLPHGNHFAFAWFAFHPETEIYK; from the coding sequence ATGAGTGCACAAAACAACCCTCGAAACATCGAGCTCAACTGGAAAACCGATACCACAAAACATTCTGCGCCGCTTAATGAATTTACTGCGTTGATGAAACCCGATGGTATTCCGCCCATTGATTCCCCAAAATTTTGGGAAAAAGAAAGAGCACAGGAAACCTATTTTGAACATGAGCCGGTAATTGCTGTCGAAATAAACGGCCAAGCAAAAGCCTACCCGCTCAGCGTGTTGATGTACCACGAGATTGTTAATGATGAATTGTACGGGGTTTCGTTTTCAGCTACGTATTGTCCGCTGTGTAACGCGGCCCTGGTTTTCGACCGGCGGCTTGAATTCGAAGGGAAAAAATACCTTCTCGATTTTGGCGTTTCAGGGATGTTGCGCAACAGCGACCTGGTAATGTGGGACCGCCAAACCGAAAGCTGGTGGCAGCAGTTTTTGGGCGAAGCGCTGGTGGGCGAATTAACCGGCGCTCAACTGGAAATTATTCCATCAATGCTCATTTCGATTGCCGAGTTTTTTGAAAGCTACCCCAACGGACTTGTACTTTCAACTGAAACAGGAATTTCCCGGAAATACGGAACCAATCCATACATCAGCTACGATAACCTTGAAAACAAACAACCCCGCTTGTTTAATGGAGAGGTTGACGACAGGCTTCCGGCAATGGAACGGGTAATCGATATTGAAGTTGATGGAAAATACAAAATTTACCCTCTTTCAGAAATCAGCAAAAAAGGAGCAATAAACGACAATTTTGAGGGGCAGGCGGTGGTATTTTTTCATACCGAAAAAACAGTATCGGTACTCGATGAAAACAATATTGCCCAATCGAAACAAATTGGTTCTGTTACCGTTTTTGACCCGCGTTTGGATGATAAACTGCTCACCTTCAATAAAACAAAAAAGGGCTTTGTTGATAAGGAAACCAACTCGGTTTGGAGCATTACAGGAAAATGTATTGCAGGGAAATTGAAGGGAAAGGAACTTCGTCCGTTGCCACATGGCAATCACTTTGCATTTGCGTGGTTTGCTTTTCACCCTGAAACGGAGATTTATAAGTAA
- a CDS encoding TetR/AcrR family transcriptional regulator: MPRNKSYSDDIVLGRAMQVFWNYGYEATSVRMLEKEMNINQFSIYSSFQNKKNLFVESIRNYREYVKKHRFQVLLQKDAGLAELEQFLQNSVQKVNQNDSSRGCLVVNTAAEIGNKDEDIAIEINRYYDFIREMLKNVLLNAVSKGEVSPNTDVEKQASFFLGVMQGLSVAKKTMDKNQLADFIAVAIKQIK, from the coding sequence ATGCCAAGAAATAAATCATATAGCGATGATATTGTATTGGGACGTGCTATGCAGGTTTTCTGGAATTATGGATACGAAGCGACATCGGTTAGGATGTTGGAAAAGGAAATGAACATTAACCAGTTTTCAATTTATTCTTCTTTTCAGAACAAAAAAAACCTATTTGTTGAATCCATTCGAAATTATCGGGAATATGTAAAGAAACACCGGTTTCAGGTCTTATTACAAAAAGATGCAGGGTTGGCTGAACTGGAACAATTTTTACAAAATTCAGTTCAAAAAGTTAACCAGAATGATAGTTCGAGGGGCTGTCTTGTGGTAAACACAGCTGCTGAGATAGGTAATAAAGATGAAGATATTGCTATTGAAATTAACAGGTATTACGACTTTATCCGTGAAATGCTAAAAAATGTCCTACTGAATGCTGTTTCAAAGGGAGAAGTATCACCTAATACAGATGTAGAGAAGCAAGCCAGCTTTTTTCTAGGAGTAATGCAGGGTCTTTCAGTAGCTAAAAAAACAATGGATAAAAATCAGTTAGCCGATTTTATTGCGGTTGCAATAAAGCAAATCAAATAA
- a CDS encoding peroxiredoxin-like family protein — MKNVSLIFIFLGFAVFAASAQIAEKAEDISPLLIGETISEAELKAPDATSHKISAIIAEKPTVLLFYRGGWCPFCNAHLSEIQGVQSEVVKLGYQIVAISPDSPKNLQATDEKDKLDYSLYSDADGKFIQSLGIAFKAPEKYSGMLNEKSDGLNDGFLPVPSVFVVDTSGKIQFEYINPDYKVRLSAGLLMAVLRELKNEQ, encoded by the coding sequence ATGAAAAATGTATCACTTATTTTTATTTTCCTTGGTTTTGCTGTTTTTGCAGCAAGCGCCCAAATCGCAGAAAAAGCCGAAGATATTTCACCATTGCTTATTGGGGAAACCATCTCTGAAGCAGAACTGAAAGCGCCTGATGCGACCAGTCACAAGATTTCAGCAATTATAGCTGAAAAACCAACTGTACTGTTGTTTTACCGTGGCGGCTGGTGCCCGTTTTGTAATGCCCATCTTTCAGAAATACAGGGAGTGCAAAGCGAAGTAGTTAAATTGGGCTATCAAATTGTGGCCATAAGCCCCGATTCGCCCAAAAACCTGCAGGCAACTGATGAGAAAGATAAATTGGATTACAGTTTGTATTCCGATGCCGACGGAAAATTTATCCAGTCGCTTGGAATAGCATTTAAAGCGCCTGAAAAATACTCCGGAATGTTGAATGAAAAATCGGATGGATTGAATGATGGCTTCCTTCCGGTTCCGTCTGTTTTTGTGGTTGATACTTCCGGGAAAATACAATTTGAATACATTAATCCTGATTACAAAGTTCGATTGAGCGCCGGCCTTTTAATGGCTGTATTGAGAGAACTGAAAAACGAACAATAA
- a CDS encoding DUF4395 domain-containing protein, translated as MKTYAICPISDKKINERVARVNGAFTVLLLILFGFTGQWFIPAFLAVDFLMRSGNFSKYSILGNSSKSIVKWLPIEEQLINAGPKIFAARIGFIFSLVIFLTAFLGLNLSSIIVAGILSLFSFLEAVFGICVACKLYPYVYKVLY; from the coding sequence ATGAAAACATATGCAATATGTCCCATTTCGGATAAAAAAATAAATGAAAGAGTAGCCCGTGTAAATGGCGCTTTCACTGTTTTGCTATTAATACTTTTTGGATTTACCGGCCAATGGTTCATCCCGGCATTTCTGGCTGTTGACTTCCTAATGAGAAGCGGTAATTTTTCAAAATACAGTATTTTAGGAAATTCCTCGAAAAGCATCGTTAAATGGCTGCCCATTGAGGAACAATTGATTAATGCAGGACCGAAAATTTTTGCTGCACGTATTGGATTTATTTTTAGTCTTGTGATTTTTTTAACCGCATTTCTTGGCCTAAATCTGAGTTCCATTATTGTTGCAGGAATTCTATCCTTATTTTCTTTTTTGGAAGCTGTTTTTGGAATATGTGTAGCCTGTAAATTGTACCCTTATGTGTACAAGGTGTTATACTAA
- a CDS encoding AraC family transcriptional regulator: MKYIFFIAAFNALFYTVLLVQKKNKALHDKILIYWLLYLGFYTGTYGLSASWLFTGYPLLSAAFISLLLLHGPFLYGYIRALVTESYRIKPADFLHLTPFVLFNLFLIVVSFFPSWAGKIRLDHPVGEHGSSAVFNFFLILTALSGPVYFLLSLALFKKLDIKIFDNFSSAENINLQWLRNLVYAFGAVWTLLMAAAAIHHVFHLFSWNFCTNSLSLALSVFIILVGYFGLKQNEIFTNSEERHFVTSSKPDDKYAGSTLKETDAEEYANRLTLYMAEKKPFLNPDLNLPQLAAELNIPPHHLSQVINKNIGSNFFDFVNRYRVDEVKARITNPEFRKYSILGIAFECGFNSKSAFNRVFKKFTGLTPSEFRRKR; encoded by the coding sequence ATGAAATACATTTTTTTTATTGCGGCCTTTAATGCCTTGTTTTATACGGTATTGCTCGTTCAGAAAAAAAATAAGGCGCTTCACGACAAAATTTTGATTTACTGGTTGTTGTATTTGGGATTTTATACTGGTACCTACGGTTTGTCGGCGTCCTGGTTGTTTACCGGTTATCCGCTTTTATCGGCTGCATTTATCTCTTTGTTATTATTGCACGGGCCATTCCTGTACGGGTATATCCGGGCACTGGTAACTGAATCGTACAGGATTAAACCTGCTGATTTTTTACACCTGACGCCTTTTGTATTATTCAACTTATTCCTGATTGTCGTTTCTTTTTTCCCCAGCTGGGCCGGGAAAATCCGACTGGACCACCCTGTGGGGGAACATGGTTCGTCAGCAGTATTTAACTTTTTTCTGATATTAACCGCACTGTCCGGGCCGGTTTACTTTTTGCTTTCCCTTGCACTTTTCAAAAAACTGGATATCAAAATTTTTGACAATTTTTCCTCAGCAGAAAACATTAACCTCCAATGGTTGCGAAATCTGGTTTATGCATTTGGGGCAGTATGGACCCTGTTAATGGCTGCAGCAGCTATCCATCATGTTTTTCATCTTTTTTCCTGGAATTTTTGCACCAACAGTTTATCGTTGGCCTTGTCGGTATTTATTATCCTGGTTGGTTATTTTGGCTTAAAGCAGAATGAGATTTTTACGAACTCCGAAGAAAGACACTTTGTAACAAGCAGCAAACCAGATGATAAATATGCGGGTTCAACTCTAAAAGAGACCGATGCTGAAGAGTATGCCAATCGGCTCACACTTTACATGGCTGAAAAAAAACCTTTTTTAAACCCTGATTTGAACCTTCCGCAACTTGCTGCTGAACTGAATATTCCGCCGCATCATTTATCACAGGTGATTAATAAAAATATTGGCAGTAATTTTTTCGATTTTGTCAACCGATACCGGGTTGATGAAGTGAAGGCCAGGATTACCAATCCTGAATTCAGGAAATATTCCATCCTCGGAATTGCTTTTGAGTGCGGGTTCAATTCCAAATCAGCTTTTAACCGGGTTTTTAAAAAATTTACCGGGCTGACCCCCAGCGAATTCAGGCGTAAACGCTAA
- a CDS encoding GDCCVxC domain-containing (seleno)protein, translating into MEITPFSTLTCPNCGYQKTEEMPTDGCQFFYECENCKTVFRPKAGDCCVYCSYGSAKCPSKQEEDFLSGKSGVSDNS; encoded by the coding sequence ATGGAAATTACACCATTTTCAACCCTTACCTGCCCCAATTGTGGCTACCAAAAAACAGAAGAAATGCCCACCGATGGCTGCCAGTTTTTTTATGAATGCGAAAACTGCAAAACCGTTTTTCGTCCAAAGGCCGGAGATTGTTGTGTTTACTGTTCTTATGGTTCTGCAAAATGCCCATCGAAACAGGAGGAAGATTTTTTGTCAGGAAAGAGTGGAGTCAGCGACAATTCGTAA
- a CDS encoding NADPH-dependent FMN reductase has protein sequence MEHTISIIYGSVRTDRQGIKAVKYLEQKLQERNIKVNFIDPLEYQLPLLDKMYKEFKPGTAPESMEKISKMLSESDGFLIVTGEYNHSLPPALKNMLDHFQREYYFKPSAIASYSAGSFGGVRAAVHLRVVVGELGMPAISSMLPFPVIGELFDDRLNPKNERIELSTNRFIDELLWYVQAFTNQRNKGVPY, from the coding sequence ATGGAACATACAATCAGTATTATTTATGGTTCGGTGCGCACCGACAGACAAGGTATAAAAGCAGTAAAGTACCTCGAACAAAAACTACAGGAAAGAAATATCAAAGTGAATTTCATCGACCCGCTGGAATATCAACTTCCGCTGCTCGACAAAATGTATAAAGAATTCAAACCTGGAACAGCGCCGGAATCCATGGAAAAAATCTCAAAAATGTTAAGTGAATCCGATGGATTTTTGATAGTTACCGGCGAATACAATCATAGTTTACCTCCAGCCTTAAAAAATATGCTCGACCATTTTCAACGGGAGTACTATTTTAAACCATCTGCAATTGCCTCCTATTCTGCAGGTTCATTTGGCGGAGTGAGGGCGGCTGTCCATCTCAGGGTAGTTGTTGGTGAATTGGGAATGCCAGCCATTTCTTCCATGTTACCATTTCCGGTAATCGGTGAATTGTTCGACGACCGCCTGAATCCTAAAAACGAAAGAATCGAATTGTCAACCAACCGTTTCATCGACGAATTACTCTGGTACGTACAAGCATTTACAAACCAACGGAATAAAGGTGTTCCTTATTGA
- the mobC gene encoding conjugal transfer protein MobC, with translation MAQEDDLRALGKIIDFIRAVSILFVVIHFYWFCYEMVSEQNLDIEVVDKILMNFQQTTGLFSSPLYTKLFANFLLGLSCLGTKGVKAEKITWTKINVSLGFGLSLFYLNWWILELPLPVTSKSALYILSVSSGFILMLVAGTWMSRLLKSNLMKDVFNSENESFMQEQRLMENEYSVNLPTHFVYNGRKRRGWINVVNPFRASIVLGTPGSGKSYAVVNNYIKQQIEKGFAMYIYDYKFPDLSEIAYNHLLTHLDGYEVKPKYYVINFDDPRKSHRCNPINPAFMTDISDAWESAYTIMLNLNRTWIQKQGDFFVESPIILLAAIIWFLKIYQNGKYCTFPHAIEFLNKKYADTFTILTSYPELENYLSPFMDAWEGGAQDQLQGQIASAKIPLSRMISPQLYWVMTGDDFTLDINNPEEPKILCVGNNPDRQNIYSAALGLYNSRIVKLINKKHRLKSSVIIDELPTIYFRGLDNLIATARSNKVAVCLGFQDYSQLTRDYGDKESKVIQNTVGNIFSGQVVGETARVLSERFGKILQKRQSMTISRQDKTTSINTQLDSIIPAAKISNLTQGVFVGAVSDNFDERIEQKIFHAEIVVDNEGVKREIARYKPIPAIVDFTDKHGQDILEREIHDNYKQVKNDVISIVESEMQRIQNDPGLAHLVKAGK, from the coding sequence ATGGCACAGGAAGACGATTTAAGGGCATTGGGCAAAATCATCGATTTTATACGGGCAGTCAGTATATTGTTTGTGGTCATACATTTTTATTGGTTTTGCTACGAGATGGTATCTGAGCAGAATCTGGATATTGAAGTTGTGGACAAAATACTGATGAATTTCCAGCAAACAACAGGCTTGTTTTCATCACCACTTTACACCAAACTGTTTGCCAACTTCCTGCTGGGCTTGTCCTGCCTTGGCACAAAAGGCGTTAAAGCCGAAAAAATCACCTGGACAAAAATAAATGTCAGCCTGGGTTTTGGCCTGTCCCTGTTTTACCTGAATTGGTGGATTCTGGAACTGCCCTTACCGGTCACAAGCAAATCAGCCTTATATATATTATCCGTTTCTTCAGGTTTTATCCTGATGCTGGTTGCCGGGACATGGATGAGCCGCCTGCTGAAAAGTAACCTGATGAAGGATGTGTTCAACAGCGAGAACGAGTCTTTTATGCAGGAACAACGGCTAATGGAAAACGAATATTCGGTAAACCTGCCAACCCACTTTGTTTACAACGGGAGAAAGCGCCGGGGATGGATTAACGTGGTCAACCCTTTCCGGGCTTCCATAGTACTGGGAACGCCCGGTAGCGGGAAGTCTTATGCAGTGGTCAACAACTACATCAAACAACAAATTGAAAAGGGCTTTGCCATGTATATCTACGATTACAAATTCCCTGACCTCAGCGAAATTGCTTATAACCATTTATTAACCCACTTAGACGGTTATGAAGTCAAGCCCAAATATTATGTGATAAATTTCGACGACCCGCGAAAAAGCCATCGGTGTAACCCTATTAACCCCGCATTTATGACAGACATATCGGATGCGTGGGAAAGCGCCTATACCATTATGCTAAACCTGAACCGCACCTGGATTCAAAAGCAAGGCGACTTTTTTGTGGAATCACCGATTATCCTTTTGGCAGCCATCATCTGGTTTCTGAAAATTTATCAAAACGGCAAGTACTGCACTTTTCCCCATGCCATCGAATTCCTGAATAAGAAATACGCCGATACTTTTACTATCCTTACCTCATACCCGGAACTGGAAAATTATTTATCCCCTTTTATGGATGCCTGGGAAGGTGGCGCACAGGACCAGTTACAGGGACAAATTGCCAGTGCTAAAATTCCGCTTTCAAGGATGATTTCACCTCAACTCTACTGGGTGATGACAGGCGATGATTTTACGCTCGATATTAATAATCCCGAAGAACCGAAAATACTTTGTGTAGGCAATAATCCCGACCGGCAGAATATTTACAGTGCTGCCTTGGGCTTGTATAATTCCCGGATTGTAAAGCTGATTAATAAGAAGCACCGGTTAAAAAGTTCTGTGATTATTGACGAGTTGCCGACGATATATTTCCGGGGGCTGGATAACCTGATAGCTACTGCCCGGAGCAACAAGGTAGCCGTTTGCCTGGGATTTCAGGATTACAGCCAGTTGACCCGCGACTATGGTGATAAGGAAAGCAAAGTTATCCAGAACACGGTCGGGAATATTTTCTCAGGACAGGTGGTTGGAGAAACAGCCAGGGTACTTTCCGAGCGTTTCGGGAAAATCCTGCAAAAACGGCAGAGTATGACCATTAGTCGACAGGACAAAACCACATCTATCAACACTCAACTGGACAGTATTATCCCGGCAGCAAAAATCAGTAACCTCACACAAGGAGTATTTGTTGGCGCGGTGTCGGATAATTTTGATGAACGGATTGAGCAGAAAATTTTCCATGCTGAGATTGTTGTGGATAATGAAGGGGTAAAACGGGAAATCGCCCGGTATAAACCAATACCTGCAATTGTTGATTTTACCGACAAGCACGGACAAGATATTTTGGAACGGGAAATTCATGACAACTACAAACAGGTAAAAAATGATGTCATCTCAATTGTGGAGAGCGAAATGCAGCGCATTCAGAATGACCCCGGGTTGGCACATTTGGTGAAAGCGGGTAAATAA